The Nitrososphaera sp. genomic interval TCTGCTTTAGTCTTTCTCGCGTAGCCGTGTCCTGATACTTGATATGCTCTTCAAGATTCCAAGTTGGAAAACGTCTTAGCTCCTGCTTGTTGTTATCAGACATGCTCAGAATCGACAAGCGTTAGACAATTGTTCAGTTATTAACCAGCTTGCAAAGCTGTTATAGAACATAGTTCCAATTTGGACTCAATTTGTTTAGATTAATAGATGCTGTGACGTGCCAACTACTTTATCCGTTTCTCCGCATGGATACTTGATTCTGAAGACAGCCAAAGTATTATCCATCAGGAAATGAGGGTTAGCGCTTCAGGCGCTTTGCTCTTCCCTAACGATTCCTAATCTGACATCAAAAAGGCCATTTCTTGTTCTTTGGCTAGCTCTTTGCCAAGTGCGTCCGAATATGCTTTGTCCGCTCCTCAATGGCGATCGGCTTTTTCAAAAAACAAAAGTTCTTCAAGTTGGTGAGCGTTTTCTTTGCTTCTGATTCATAGATTTCAAATGCTGTGAGAAAGCAGATTTGCAAACCTGGATTCTTTTTCCACAGCGCTCGTGCTAATTCAAAGCCGTTCATTCCAGGCATCTTAATGTCTAAAAGTGCAAGGTCGTAGTCTGCAGGGTCATAGTTCTCGAGTGCCTCTTCCGGTTTGTTAAATACCGTAACATTAAACCCCTTTGATTCAAGGCCTCGTTTAAAAACCGACAGGATGTCTTTCTCGT includes:
- a CDS encoding response regulator, encoding MAAAASRILLVEDEKDILSVFKRGLESKGFNVTVFNKPEEALENYDPADYDLALLDIKMPGMNGFELARALWKKNPGLQICFLTAFEIYESEAKKTLTNLKNFCFLKKPIAIEERTKHIRTHLAKS